In the genome of Chryseobacterium sp. 52, the window GGATTCTCGGCAGAAATATCTACTGATAAGGGAAAGATCAACAGCCGGGACATCCAAAGGTTTTGGTATAGAAGAGGCAACTTCAGCAACCGGACGCCTGCATTTTCCATCAGTGATATACAACTTAAAAAACTCATTTTTCAGCTTCAGGATAACTTTCAGAGAGAAAATGAAAGGATAATTGACAATATGTATTCCGGTCTGGAAAAAGGGGGAAGAATAAATAGGTTTCAGGAAAACTTCACCAGCAAAATACATAACCTTTCCCGTGCCAGCGCTGCCGGATTAAAAATCCCTGAGACATTAGTAACGAACAGAATGGATGAATTATTAGATTTTTCTGTTGAGCATCACGAAATCATCACAAAAGATATTGAATTCAATTCTTTCCATTTTCCATTTGGAGAAAATTCGCAGGTCTATATTCATCAGCCGGTTGTTAAACTTTCCAAAGCTGACCTTGAAAATCAAAATATAAAGAATAAAGAAAAACAGTTTGCCCATTATTCCATGTATCAGCAGTATCTGGATAAAAAATATGAACTGCGTATCTTTTATCTGAAAGGTAAATTCTATACAATGGCTATTTTCTCGCAGGCGAATGAAAAAACAAAAACTGATTTCAGAAATTATGATACCGAAAGGCCTAACCGCTGTATTCCTTACCAGTTACCAGCAGAAACAGAAAAGAAAATAACAAAATTCATGAAGGATATTGATATGAACTGTGGCTCTATCGATATGATTTACAGTCCTGAGGGAGAATATATCTTTTTAGAAGTTAACCCTGTGGGGCAATTCCAATGGCTTTCTAAAAGCTGCAACTATGATATTGAACGGCAAATTGCTTTTGATCTTTTAAAAGAAGAAATATGAAAGAAGAACAGGAAAAAATAAAACTGGAAATACAAAGCTGGATAGAAGAAAACAAATACCAGCTATCTCCAAACACAGATACCTGGAGTATAGAAGTCTATGAAAATGAAGATGCCGAATCTCCAGAGCCAATACAACTGGGAAAATACAATGCAGAAGTAACATCTACCGATCCTTTTTACAAGCCGTACTCTAAAACTTTTTTATTATAATTATGAATGATTTATTGCTTTTATACAGCCACTGCATCATTGTAAAAGGAATCTCCCGGGCTGTGATCTGTGACTTGCAGCGAAAAAAAATCCACCCTGTTCCCAATGCATTTGCAGAACTTTTTGAGGATGGAAGATATTTTAATGTCCCGGAAATAATCTCCCAGCTAGATGCGGATGGGCAAGAGATTCTCAGTGATTATCTGAAATTTATAGAAGAAAACGAACTGGCTTTTTACTGTTCAGCCGGAGATCTGGAACTTTTCCCAAAAATGCCCGAAGAATGGCTGTTTCCAGCAAAAATATCTCACTGTATTCTCGATGCAGATAACGATTTTTTTTACTTTGATGAGGATTTTCTACAACAATTGGAACCACTTTGCTGTAATTTTATCCAGTTTAGATTTTTTAAGGAAGCTTCCTGGTCTGAATTAAAAAGGATAATGGATATCATAAGTCCTTCACAAATAAAATCAGTCGAAATTATTCTGCCCTATAAGGAAGAAGATACTTTTTACCAAAATGTAGAATTATTAGTCACGAAATATAAAAAAATAAGTATTCTCACCGTAAGCGGCGCATCTGTATCAAAGATATATAAAGAAGGAAATTATGGCATAGGTTATATTATACAGACCGATACAAAGATCAACAGTGAAATTCACTGCGGAGTTGTACACAGCAGTTTATTTTCTATCAATATTCCGGTCTATACCGAATCTTTAGCCCACAATACATGCCTTCACAGAAAAGTGGGTATTGATAGCAAAGGGAATATCAAAAACTGTCCAAGTATGAAAGAAAATTTCGGGAATATCAAAAACAGTTCTTTAAAAAACGCTGTAGATCATCCTGAATTTCAAAAATACTGGAATATAACAAAAGACGAGATCATAAAATGTAAGGAATGTGAATTCCGACATGTCTGTACCGATTGCCGAGCTTATATCGATGATCCGGAGAATATATTTTCTGCTCCGCTTAAATGCGGCTACAATCCTTACACCTGCGAATGGGAAGAATGGAGCAACAATCCTTTAAAAGAAAAAGCAATACACCAGTACAGAATGCCGGATTTAGTCAAAAGCATTCCTTCTCCGAAAGCTAATTAAATTAAAGATAATCTTCATCTGTTTTCCAGTTTCTGAATCATCTTTCTCAGCATAACCGGGACAATCAGTTGATGGAAAGGGCGTACAGGCAGAAAATATAAGATGCCGAGCCAGTTATGGTATTTCACTGTGGTAGAGATCGTTAAATAATTTCCTTCATTGCTATTCTGTGCTTTATGATAAAGAAGAGAAACTCTGAAATCCAGGTGCTTATCATTTTCGCCCAGGATCATTTCGGTATCGGTCTTTTCGAATATTGTGAAAATTCCCACCTGCTCTCCTACTTCCATTTTACAATCTTCAGAGGGCAGCTTTTCATTCCTATTCACCCCTGTTTTCAACCCGAACATTTTAACAATCCTGTTTCTGAAAGCAAACAGCTTCTTTCCCCATTGAGGACTGCTTGTGAAAAAGGTCTGCCCTATATCGGCAGTAGTGATCCTTTTGCCAATATTCAATACTTCTCCTGTAAAACTGTCTGTATAGTCAAATAATGCTTTTCCCTTTGATAAGACAGAGTCTTCCGGGAATTCAGTTTTTTCAATTTTCATGGTAGTCGTTTTTGGTGAAATTGTTTTGTTCTGGCAAATGTAAGTGGCCTGAGGCAAAAAGGAGATGAGCTTTCTCAGTTTTTGGTTAAAAAAAATATGATTATACCGTCTAACCTCTTACTATAGATTGCACTTAGCATTAACCCAGTTACACTTATTAGAAAAGGAGCAACACTTATCAATTCACACTTAAGGGAGTTTTAAAATCTCTTAATTTTATTTAAAACTAACAGATGCTACGGAGTATTCATGAAATACAATAAGTAGCTTCCTGGCAAAAAACTAACCAACCATAAAACTATTCCCTATGAAACTCAAAAACATTTCTCTAATTCATACCAGTCTCTTTTAACGGATCATAAAGCCTGTTTTCATTCAGCATATAGTATTCAAAAAACATAAAAAAGTGTAATGCTGAAGTCATATCTGACCCCAATAAAAACTGGAGAAAATAAGGGCATAGCATCTAAAAAACCTTTGCATTTCCTAGTCACCCATTTAAAATCATTTTATTATTTCAAGTGAATAATTAAAAATACGAACACCATCACATTATATTAATTTTAAAGTTTTTATTGGTTTTTGATTCACAAAATCAATGTTATATTATGAAAAGAATATATTTTTTAATGATGTGCTTATTATTAGGCATCATAACAACAAATGCGCAAATATCCTTAGACAGTCCTCCATGTACTGATTTTAACAATCCTACAAATCCAGCCCCCAACTGGAATCCATCTCCCGGGAACAGTAACGTAGGAGTACAATTTGGGACCCCAAATGCTTTGGACGGCTCCCAATATCTTATATTAACTGATAAATCAGGAGGTTCATGGTATGAAAATACAACAGACTATAAAAGCTTAGGCAAAAAATTCCTCGGACTATGTCTCTATTTTGATTTCTACCTTCAGAATAGCGGGGGCAGTACAGCACCCCATCATCCTTATATTACCATTTCAGACGGTACCAATCATGCAACATTTATTGCTAATGTTACTGTTACTCAAGGAAGCGGATGGGTACGTGTTAAAGCTCCTCTTCAACTGGCTAACGGCGGTCCTCTTCCAAGCAGTTCTGAAGGTACATGGACAATGGCTACTCCCAATGCGGCCCTTTTTGACAATATCATGCTGAATACAGCATCATTGATCCTATCACCGGAAGTTACATCATCTCCATCGGAAATCGTCTATTTTGACAATGTTTGTGTGAAAGCCTGTGAAGATTGCTCAGCAGATTTTAAACTTGAAACCTCTTTCAGTACATTAACCAATACGGCAACAGCTAATTTAACTATCATTAATCCGATTCTTGTTTCTACTCCAAACAATCCAGGCAGTACGTATATGGTAAATTGGGGTGACGGCACTGCAACGCCTTATGTCATCTCAACATTGTCACATACCTATACCGCGTCAGGCACTTATACTATTTGTGTTACTGAAAAGAAAGGTAAAATGACCGTATGCACAAGATGCTTTACTTTCTGTTACTCATCAAGAAATACAGTCCCATCAAAAGACGGCAGCATAACGGATGTAAAATCACCGCTTCCCGAACTCCAGGCTATGGCAAAATCGGAACTTCAGGTAAATGAACAAAAGGATATTTTTTTAGTTCCTAATCCAGCCAAAAATTACGTGGATATACAGACGAATCTTTCAAAAAAAGAGCTGGTATCTGTAAGAATTATTGATACTTCAGGTAAAGTCTTGCTCGAAAAATCAGAAAACCTGAATAGCGGACATCAGATGATGAAGCTGAATACTGAAAAACTTGTACAGGGAACTTATATTGTTGAAATTAAATCTAATCTTAAAACAAGTTCTCAGAAAT includes:
- the gwsG gene encoding grasp-with-spasm system ATP-grasp peptide maturase, whose amino-acid sequence is MILIQSSINDLSTNDVLDWIFFTEKEQDVSRINNETTIQNISFKVSNTNGFSAEISTDKGKINSRDIQRFWYRRGNFSNRTPAFSISDIQLKKLIFQLQDNFQRENERIIDNMYSGLEKGGRINRFQENFTSKIHNLSRASAAGLKIPETLVTNRMDELLDFSVEHHEIITKDIEFNSFHFPFGENSQVYIHQPVVKLSKADLENQNIKNKEKQFAHYSMYQQYLDKKYELRIFYLKGKFYTMAIFSQANEKTKTDFRNYDTERPNRCIPYQLPAETEKKITKFMKDIDMNCGSIDMIYSPEGEYIFLEVNPVGQFQWLSKSCNYDIERQIAFDLLKEEI
- the gwsS gene encoding grasp-with-spasm system SPASM domain peptide maturase, whose product is MNDLLLLYSHCIIVKGISRAVICDLQRKKIHPVPNAFAELFEDGRYFNVPEIISQLDADGQEILSDYLKFIEENELAFYCSAGDLELFPKMPEEWLFPAKISHCILDADNDFFYFDEDFLQQLEPLCCNFIQFRFFKEASWSELKRIMDIISPSQIKSVEIILPYKEEDTFYQNVELLVTKYKKISILTVSGASVSKIYKEGNYGIGYIIQTDTKINSEIHCGVVHSSLFSINIPVYTESLAHNTCLHRKVGIDSKGNIKNCPSMKENFGNIKNSSLKNAVDHPEFQKYWNITKDEIIKCKECEFRHVCTDCRAYIDDPENIFSAPLKCGYNPYTCEWEEWSNNPLKEKAIHQYRMPDLVKSIPSPKAN
- a CDS encoding DUF2867 domain-containing protein yields the protein MKIEKTEFPEDSVLSKGKALFDYTDSFTGEVLNIGKRITTADIGQTFFTSSPQWGKKLFAFRNRIVKMFGLKTGVNRNEKLPSEDCKMEVGEQVGIFTIFEKTDTEMILGENDKHLDFRVSLLYHKAQNSNEGNYLTISTTVKYHNWLGILYFLPVRPFHQLIVPVMLRKMIQKLENR
- a CDS encoding T9SS type A sorting domain-containing protein, with amino-acid sequence MKRIYFLMMCLLLGIITTNAQISLDSPPCTDFNNPTNPAPNWNPSPGNSNVGVQFGTPNALDGSQYLILTDKSGGSWYENTTDYKSLGKKFLGLCLYFDFYLQNSGGSTAPHHPYITISDGTNHATFIANVTVTQGSGWVRVKAPLQLANGGPLPSSSEGTWTMATPNAALFDNIMLNTASLILSPEVTSSPSEIVYFDNVCVKACEDCSADFKLETSFSTLTNTATANLTIINPILVSTPNNPGSTYMVNWGDGTATPYVISTLSHTYTASGTYTICVTEKKGKMTVCTRCFTFCYSSRNTVPSKDGSITDVKSPLPELQAMAKSELQVNEQKDIFLVPNPAKNYVDIQTNLSKKELVSVRIIDTSGKVLLEKSENLNSGHQMMKLNTEKLVQGTYIVEIKSNLKTSSQKLLISK